One window of Brachybacterium ginsengisoli genomic DNA carries:
- a CDS encoding TIGR01777 family oxidoreductase, translated as MRIETVHRVAHPPSEVLAWYGRPGALIRLTPPGLASVDEPDVGGMRAGRLVGTRVGPSVLPTALRPHWVLRHVEHDERGDQERFVDQQVRGPFRTWRHEHRIAADGDGDRTAIRDVIELELPRHLERLAPIAESQMRRLLDFRRRQLHDDLAFHARYEHLPRRTVAITGSSGLIGTQLAALLETGGHTVRRMVREEVVGPGEISWDPSAGRLDPVDLEGVDVVVNLAGKSIATRWSSSAKREIRDSRVGGTALISRTLARMQDGPSALVQASAIGAYGPRRPGELLTEADPGGEGFLADLVRDWEGAAHAAADAGVRTAFVRTGLALSDGGGSLLPQLPLFLAGLGGRLTDGEAMLSWVSLDDVVRAFAHAALTAEVVGPVNGVGPQPVSARDFARTLGRVLHRPALLPVPPAGPRLVLGAEAADELIRTDQNVSSARLEAGGFVPAHRTVEEALRHVLRR; from the coding sequence ATGAGGATCGAGACAGTCCACCGGGTTGCGCACCCGCCGTCCGAGGTCCTCGCCTGGTACGGCAGGCCCGGCGCGCTCATCCGGCTCACCCCTCCCGGCCTCGCCTCGGTGGACGAGCCCGACGTGGGCGGGATGCGGGCAGGGCGCCTCGTCGGCACCCGCGTCGGCCCGTCGGTGCTGCCCACCGCGCTGCGACCGCACTGGGTGCTGCGCCACGTCGAGCACGACGAGCGGGGCGATCAGGAGCGCTTCGTCGACCAGCAGGTCCGCGGTCCCTTCCGCACATGGCGCCACGAGCATCGGATCGCGGCCGACGGAGACGGCGACCGCACCGCGATCCGCGACGTCATCGAGCTCGAGCTGCCTCGGCACCTCGAGCGCCTCGCCCCCATCGCGGAATCCCAGATGCGCCGCCTGCTGGACTTCCGTCGCCGCCAGCTGCACGACGATCTCGCCTTCCACGCCCGGTACGAGCACCTCCCGCGCCGCACCGTCGCGATCACCGGCTCCTCCGGCCTGATCGGCACGCAGCTCGCGGCACTGCTCGAGACCGGCGGGCACACCGTGCGACGGATGGTGCGCGAGGAGGTCGTGGGGCCGGGGGAGATCTCCTGGGACCCATCGGCCGGACGCCTGGATCCCGTCGACCTCGAGGGCGTGGACGTGGTGGTCAACCTCGCCGGGAAGTCCATCGCGACCCGCTGGAGCTCCTCGGCGAAGCGGGAGATCCGCGATTCGCGCGTCGGAGGCACCGCCCTGATCTCCCGCACGCTGGCCCGGATGCAGGACGGCCCCTCCGCGCTGGTGCAGGCCTCGGCGATCGGCGCTTACGGTCCGCGCCGGCCCGGCGAGCTGCTCACCGAGGCGGACCCGGGCGGCGAGGGATTCCTCGCCGACCTCGTCCGGGACTGGGAGGGCGCCGCCCATGCCGCGGCCGACGCCGGGGTGCGGACCGCCTTCGTGCGCACCGGGCTCGCGCTCTCGGACGGCGGCGGCTCCCTGCTGCCCCAGCTGCCGCTGTTCCTGGCCGGCCTGGGCGGTCGCCTCACCGACGGGGAGGCGATGCTCTCCTGGGTCTCGCTGGACGACGTCGTGCGGGCCTTCGCCCATGCCGCGCTCACCGCGGAGGTGGTGGGCCCCGTGAACGGCGTGGGACCGCAGCCGGTCTCCGCCCGGGACTTCGCGCGCACGCTGGGGCGGGTGCTCCATCGGCCGGCGCTGCTGCCCGTGCCGCCCGCCGGCCCGCGTCTCGTCCTGGGCGCGGAGGCGGCCGACGAGCTGATCCGCACCGACCAGAACGTCTCCTCCGCCCGCCTCGAGGCCGGCGGCTTCGTGCCCGCCCACCGCACCGTGGAGGAGGCGCTGCGGCACGTGCTCCGGCGATGA
- a CDS encoding EamA family transporter produces the protein MPAQHRLLALVVAVLWGLNFLAINAALAQFPPLFLVAVRFALIAVPTLLFVRPPQVPWRWVLGYGLGFGVAQFAFLFLAMTLGVPPGLASLVLQASAPFTVLLGVLLTREHLGARAGLGVAVAVVGLGVVGLHRAENASLLPFLLTLLGALGWAFGNLCARQARSSEPLRLVLWMSVVPPLPALVLSLLVEGPDRISASMHGLGTSTGVHALLGLAYTVVLGTLVGSAIWSWLMAQHPAGSVAPFSMLVPVVGMSAAALVLGERAALAEVSGAVLVVGGVLAATWSPRRGRGAVEEVSGRDAEQETDQEPDVVGAVGAGGAGAGDAGLDARDAPDTPDVRGARRDAPRGSSPVP, from the coding sequence ATGCCCGCCCAGCACCGTCTCCTCGCCCTGGTGGTCGCCGTGCTGTGGGGGCTGAACTTCCTGGCCATCAACGCCGCCCTGGCGCAGTTCCCTCCGCTGTTCCTCGTCGCCGTGCGCTTCGCGCTGATCGCCGTGCCCACGCTGCTGTTCGTGCGCCCTCCGCAGGTGCCGTGGCGCTGGGTGCTCGGCTACGGGCTCGGCTTCGGGGTCGCGCAGTTCGCGTTCCTCTTCCTCGCGATGACGCTCGGGGTGCCGCCAGGCCTCGCCTCGCTGGTGCTCCAGGCCTCGGCGCCCTTCACGGTGCTGCTGGGCGTCCTGCTCACGCGCGAGCACCTGGGCGCCCGAGCCGGTCTCGGAGTGGCGGTCGCCGTGGTGGGCCTGGGCGTGGTGGGGCTCCACCGGGCGGAGAATGCGTCGCTGCTGCCCTTCCTGCTCACGCTGCTGGGCGCGCTCGGCTGGGCGTTCGGGAATCTCTGCGCCCGTCAGGCCCGCTCGAGCGAGCCGCTGCGGCTGGTGCTGTGGATGTCCGTGGTGCCGCCGCTGCCCGCGCTCGTGCTCTCGCTGCTCGTGGAGGGTCCGGACCGGATCTCCGCGTCGATGCACGGGTTGGGCACCTCGACGGGGGTGCACGCCCTGCTCGGCCTCGCGTACACCGTGGTGCTCGGGACCCTGGTGGGCTCGGCGATCTGGAGCTGGCTGATGGCGCAGCATCCGGCCGGATCGGTCGCCCCGTTCTCGATGCTCGTGCCGGTGGTGGGCATGAGCGCCGCGGCACTGGTGCTGGGGGAGCGGGCGGCCCTCGCCGAGGTCTCGGGCGCCGTGCTGGTGGTGGGCGGGGTCCTCGCAGCCACCTGGTCGCCGAGGCGCGGGCGTGGTGCTGTGGAAGAGGTCTCCGGCAGGGACGCCGAGCAGGAGACGGATCAAGAGCCGGACGTCGTCGGGGCTGTCGGAGCCGGTGGTGCCGGCGCTGGTGACGCCGGACTCGACGCCCGCGACGCCCCCGACACCCCCGATGTCAGAGGTGCTCGGCGGGATGCTCCGCGAGGGTCGTCGCCCGTGCCGTGA
- a CDS encoding MFS transporter, with product MTTDQHSTPQNSTPQHGAPQQGAPTAAEPAQRPLTLRAAAGAGYFPIAFIARFPFAMMVVGTLTLVVAARDSIALGGLNSALLGLGSALVGPLLGAAADRIGQRPVILVSGILNSLALLALAYVAFSSLPDVAVLAVGFVIGATSPQIGPFSRSRLVQLILTRLPAARRAKSLNATMGYESAADETAFVFGPVVVGLLATTMTPAAPMIGAAVLTLLFVTAFALHPTAALSAPSTEAPTVQAPASALRTAPVLVIVAGALGVGLFFGTVLTSLTAFLAETGNAGSAGLVYGVMGVGSTILALSISLFPERFRLSARWLVFSALMLASMIAFGLAGGLMGLIGAMAVAGVGIGPTVVTLYSLAAERSPQGRSATVMSMLGSATIVGQSAASALTGAVADSAGSGAAMWLPTGAAGLVLLAAVANAVLGGGRSAVTAPEGDTAEDSQTEPVTARATTLAEHPAEHL from the coding sequence TTGACCACTGACCAGCACAGCACCCCCCAGAACAGCACCCCGCAGCACGGCGCCCCGCAGCAGGGCGCCCCCACCGCGGCCGAGCCCGCCCAGCGCCCGCTCACCCTGCGCGCCGCGGCCGGGGCCGGCTACTTCCCCATCGCCTTCATCGCCCGGTTCCCCTTCGCGATGATGGTCGTCGGCACCCTCACGCTCGTCGTCGCCGCGCGCGACTCGATCGCGCTGGGCGGGTTGAACTCGGCGCTGCTGGGGCTCGGCTCCGCGCTCGTCGGCCCCCTGCTGGGCGCCGCGGCGGACAGGATCGGCCAGCGGCCCGTGATCCTGGTGTCCGGGATCCTCAACTCGCTCGCGCTGCTGGCCCTGGCCTATGTCGCCTTCAGCTCCCTGCCCGACGTGGCGGTGCTCGCCGTCGGCTTCGTGATCGGTGCGACGTCCCCGCAGATCGGGCCGTTCTCCCGCTCCCGCCTGGTGCAGCTGATCCTCACCCGGCTCCCGGCCGCCCGCCGCGCGAAGAGCCTCAACGCCACCATGGGCTACGAATCCGCGGCCGACGAGACCGCCTTCGTGTTCGGTCCGGTCGTGGTGGGCCTGCTCGCGACGACGATGACGCCCGCGGCGCCGATGATCGGCGCGGCCGTGCTGACGCTGCTGTTCGTCACCGCCTTCGCCCTGCATCCCACGGCCGCGCTGAGCGCTCCGAGCACGGAGGCACCGACCGTGCAGGCCCCCGCCTCCGCGCTGCGCACCGCGCCGGTGCTGGTCATCGTGGCGGGCGCCCTCGGCGTCGGACTGTTCTTCGGCACCGTGCTGACCTCGCTGACCGCCTTCCTGGCCGAGACCGGGAACGCAGGCTCCGCGGGGCTGGTCTACGGGGTGATGGGGGTCGGCTCGACGATCCTCGCGCTGTCGATCTCGCTGTTCCCCGAGCGGTTCCGGCTCTCGGCGCGGTGGCTCGTCTTCTCCGCGCTGATGCTCGCCTCGATGATCGCCTTCGGCCTGGCCGGCGGCCTGATGGGTCTGATCGGTGCGATGGCCGTGGCGGGCGTGGGCATCGGGCCGACGGTCGTGACCCTGTACAGCCTCGCGGCGGAGCGCTCCCCGCAGGGCCGGTCCGCGACGGTCATGTCGATGCTCGGCTCCGCGACGATCGTGGGCCAGTCCGCCGCCTCCGCGCTCACCGGCGCGGTCGCGGACAGCGCCGGATCCGGGGCGGCGATGTGGCTGCCGACGGGCGCGGCCGGCCTGGTGCTGCTCGCCGCCGTGGCCAACGCCGTGCTCGGCGGCGGCCGCTCCGCCGTCACCGCCCCGGAGGGCGACACCGCCGAGGACTCGCAGACCGAGCCGGTCACGGCACGGGCGACGACCCTCGCGGAGCATCCCGCCGAGCACCTCTGA